The DNA region CGTGGAATAGGTGTCGCCAAAACACCAGGCGCCGCCGAAGTAGTCCTCTGTGCCGGTGCCGCAAATGGTGGGATACTCGCCGTCACCATCGCTATAGAACTTCACCTCGCCTTCGCCCCACCAGCCGTTGGAAAGTTGTTCCCATGCGAGAAACGTGCCCACATAATGGCCGCGGCCGCTGACCTCCGAGAGAATGACGTGTTCGGGATGCTCGCGCTGCGTCATGCTGCGCCGCCATTGCGCATGAAAGGTGCCGGCCTGATCCGGCACTTCTTCCAACGCATAAGTGATCTGATAGAAGAAATGCGGCACTTCTTCCTCGCGCTGATTCTCGATGGTCACGCGCGCCCGTTGGCGGAACGGCATGGGCCAATAACAGTTGCAGCCGCCGGTGGGATTCACCGCCACCATCAGCGAATTGACGGTGTAACGCAAGCCGTGGCCCAGCGCAAAGAAATCGCCCAGCGGCACCTCGACAGAAGGCTCGGCCTCACCCTCCCAATAGAAACGCAGGATGCAATCGCGATACGCTTTCGCATCGGTGGTGATCCAGATGTGTTGCAGCACGCCCGGCCCGGCGAGGTCGGCCAGCACCGTGGTTTGCTGCGGCGGCAGTGCGATGCAGGGCCGCACTTTCCAGCCTTTGCCCAGGGTGAAGGCGGCGTTCTTGGAATCCTCGGGCACGGCCTGCGCACCGCTGCCTTTCTCACCGGAGGGATTCTCGGCCGAGATGGAGCGCGTGCGGCCGGAGGTGATCAGGGGCAGTCTGGCGAAATTGAGGAAGTCGTTCATGGGTATGTCATTCTTGTATGCGTCAACAACGCGCGTGGAACAACGGCCGTCTTCGGACCATTCGTCGCCAGCCAGAAATCGTGAATTTGTCCCGCAGGGACATCCGAAAGCTGAAGAGACTTTGCCATGCTTTACAGTCGTTCTCAATTGAATGAAAAGGCTTGCAATCTCCGCCCCTGGTGGGCGACGTTTGCAGCCAATGCATTCGCGGTTGCAACAGTGCCCCACGAGGGGGCATGACTGCGAACCTGCACACGCATAGGAACAATGCTGTAATTCCGCTGGGGACGATTGAACCTGAGATGAGGGCTCATCCTTCATTCATCCCTACGGGACTCTTGAAGAAATTGGGGCTCGTTTTCCCACCAGTGAATTGGTGACCTAACCTCGAGTGTCCCCACGGGACTCCGCTCGGCGCGTCCCGCAACAGCCGGAGCGGTTTACAAGTCAAGGCTTGACACCGATGAGTCTCCAACAGCTTACACCTCTCAGCCTGCGGCTTCAACTGCAGGCTACTTCTCGACTTCTTCTTCCCAATACCGCAGTTTGCCCACGCCCGGCTGGTCCGGACTGCCGTCGAAATTGAGATTGAACTGCGAGGGCGCCTGCTCGTGCAAAACCCGATCGCGATACTGAATCTTGACCGCGCCGGTGACGGCATAGTGAATCTTGTCCTGATCTTCCACCACGAACAGATGATAGGCGTCGGTCTCGTAATCGCCATAGCGTGTTTTGCCGGATCCATAGGTGTACTTGGGCCGGCGCCAGTCGCGCACCAGCTCCGCCTGCAAATCGAGTTTGGCGCCGATGAGATATTTCTTCTGCGGGGTCGTGATGGTCAATCCCACGGCCTCGGGAAAGCTCTCCACCTCCAGCATCTTCACCTGCTGCACGAGTTGCTCCGGCGCTTGATCTTGGTGATGCGGAATCAAAACCGTCACGAACACCTGCAGGTCGTTGGGATAACCGTGCCGGCCGATCATCTGATAGATGACTCTCTCCTGTTGCCAATAGCGCTGCTGCGTTTCCACACCTTCAGTCAGCGTGTGGCGCAGCGGGAAATGAATCAACAGCCGCTCCTCCCCTGCCACCGAGAGAGTCTGTAGAGAGTCATAGGCGGTGTCGTACCAACCCTCGCCCTGCGCCAGAATCTGCCGCGTATGCCAAAGATTGGCGAGGGTGAGATAGGTGTCCTTTTTGAAACGGACCACGTCGAACACCACGAACCAGTCCAGCTCTTTGACGTAGTTGATGATGCGATCGGCCTCATAGCCGAGATGATCGTCGCTGAGCCGCGTACGGCCCAAGTCGTAATGCTTGAGCGTGAGGAAATCAATCTTCTGTGTGCGCACCGGCCGATAGGCGCCGGAGGTGCGGAAGAAATCGAGCATGCTTTGGCCGGGCACCGCGGCACGCTGCGGCGAGGCATAACGATACTCACCCGCTTTCTGCCCGAGCGCGATCTTGCCGTCGCGCGCCACCACGCGATTGTGAAAATAATCGGCACGATAGGCGCCAAAAGGCCCGCTCGGCATGAAGTCGCGATAGCCGCCGTCGTGCAGCAACACGGTGTTGTTCTTCATCAGCAACACAATGCTGTTCTCATCCGAATTGCCGTGGTGCATCTTCTCTTCCTCCACCGGGATGGTGGTGCGCAAATACTCGCGGAAGAGCCAGCCGCCCTCGCCTTCATCGCGATAGTTGAACAGCAGGTAGGTGCTGTGCGGCTGCCAGCCGTTGCGCAGGACCATCTTCTTGCCCACGATGTCTTCGAGCACTTCCTGGCTGCCGCCGGTTGGCGCCTCTGCCGGCAGCGAGAAATCAGCCCAGCGGCAAGTCTCGGCCAGGGTGAGGGCAATGAACACGCTCTTGCGCTCCGGCAGCGGCGTGAGGAATTTGCGAAAGTATTGCGCCGCGGCCCAACGCAAGCGCGGGTCACGATATACCGCCGCGCCTTTTTCAAAGAAAGGAATCATGCGTTCCCAGCCGCCGCCCCAGGTGGCATCGCCGAAATCCGGCACCAGGCCCGCGGGACTCATCAAGGCAAGGAAGTAGTGGAAGTAGTAATTCATCACCGGGGTTCGATACAGGCTCTCGTCTGCGCGTATGTCGCTGGCATAGCCCAGCAGCGAATAGAGCCAGACGGCGTGATAACCGGTGGCATCTTCGATTTCCCACTGGCCCCAATTGTCATTGGCAATGGCATTGCCCATGGTCGCCCAATGCGGTTGCCGCGGATGCTGCGGCAGGACTTTGGCCGCGTACAGCAGTCCCTCCGCCCGCAGCATGGCGCGGTTCATCGCGCCCCATTCCTGAAAATCCACAAAGTAGTCGGCGCTCTCTGCGATGTTGTTTTCGATGGTGGCGCGCTCACTTGCGCTCAGCCGCGCGTGTTGCTTGAGCACGGCGTAAGCATGCACATATTTGCTGAACGTAAAGATATTCGGCAGCGCCGGCAAGCCGCGGGCAAACTGGGCCTGGGTCTTGTAGTAATTGGCGGGATAGGCCTGCTTGTGCTCGCCATAGTTGCGCAATAGCGAGCGGCTGCGCTCGAGATACTTCTGGTCGCGCGTCATCTCGAAGAGATTGGCGCACAACGCCGCGAGATAGACTTCATTATTGGGCGGCAGGTAACCAAAGACGTTGTTGGTGTCGATGTTTTGGCGCCAACGCGCGGCCTCGGCGGCGACATTGCGCCAGCCTTCTTCCGCCGCCGGCACGGCATAGGCCAGATACTCGGCTTTGGTAACCGCTTTGGTTTGGGCGCTCGCGGCCACCGCGATGGTCAGCAATGCTGCCAACATGCCAATAATTTTCATGCGCTCCTCTCAACCATGAATCTCAAACTCCGGAATCGTGCCGGTATCATAAACGCGGCAGGTGAGCGTGCGATCGTTTTGTGCGAGGCGAATGACGAGGATATTCTCTCCCGCGCGAGTGATTTGAGCGGAGGGCAGCGCGCCCACGGCGCTGGCAGGAAGCAGAGCCGTCACCAAAAACGGCGCCAGCGCCGGGGTGTGCGTCGAGACTTCCGCAAAGGGATGTTTGGCTGCCACCTCTGCGGGAATGGGCAAGCGGCCGGCTTCGGTGTGAATGCCCTGGCCGCTGGCCGTCACCGCGAGCAGGCGCGCCAACGGCCGCAGCGTGACAAAGCCGTCCGCGTTCGCATTCACGCTACCCTTGCCATCGAGATTGTAGGCGAAGAAGCGCGCCTGAATGGTCGCGGGCTGAACCGCTTTGCTGACTTTGTCAAGAACCAACACCGCCGGAAATTGATGCAGCACCACCACCGTGCGTGTGACGGACTGCACCTCGGGAATGACCAACTGATAAGCCGGCGTGGCGTCACTGGTCCAGTGAAAATAACCGGCGCGTTCGCCCGTGCGCACCACCCGCGCCACCGCCTCGGAGGGATTCGTGCCCTGCGAGCCATCGTGATACTGATGCGGCTTGCCGTCGATCAACAGCGCGCTGTGACCGAGCGTGGTGCGCATCATCCAACTCGGGTCGCTGAAGCTGTAGGGCGGGCGATAGGGATCGGCTACCAGCGTTTCGCCGAAGCATTTCACGATCAGGCTGTTGCGATCGGCATGCTCATGATTCGAAGGCCCGCCGCTGCGCATCGCCACCACCAAGTCGGCGGGCGCATAACCCGTGCGCGCCACGATCCAATCGAGATCCGAGTGCCAGAGCTGGGGCCCGGCGGGCGGCGCTTCGGCGCTGAGTTGCGCGGGATGCCAGGCGAGCGACCATTCATCCAACTCACCGCCCAGGTTTTCGGCAAACCACAAGGCGCGACCATCGTGAAATTGCGCCGCCACCCACATGGGCACCGCGCTGCGCTTGGGCTTGCCGGCCTCGCCGGACTTGGCGTTGCCGTTGTCGCCAAAGTTCACGATTTCGTAAGGATCATCCTGCACCGGCATCGCCATGCCGAAAGCATAATCGACGTGGCCCGGCCAGTTGATCATATCGATCAAATCGGCGACCTGAAACCGCTGCAGCACCGCGGTCGCCTGCACGAGGTTGAGGGCGGTGTAGTTGCCGTACGAGACGCCTTCGTTGTAGGAGCCGTCCCGGCTGAAAATTTCAGCGAAGCTGCGCAGACTGAAGATCGCCTGCTCCAGCCAGCGCTCGGTGTTTGCGCTTTTGCCGAAGTGTTGCTGATACACCACCGCGCCGATGGCGAGCGCCGAGGCCGGCACGGCTTTGAGGTTGGTCTTGTCCAGAATGTGCGGCCAATTGCTGAGATCGACGCGATCGCCGGGGCGATGCTCGAAGTAGGTGCTGGTGGGATCCATGCTCCATCCCACCACAGCCTCGGGATGGCGCATGCCGTACAAGCTGCGGAAGCAAGGCTCACAGCCGCGCTCGCCCATGATCGCGAGCCACTCGGCGCGCTCGTTGGGCGACACGGATTTGCCCAGCCAGTCCGCGCACAACGCAGCGGCAATCACCGAACTGGAGGCGCGTTGAATACCGATGACCTCCTTGCCAGCTTCGAGAAAATAGTCCCACTTGGGGAAGCGCATCATGGTGCGCAGGCAATCGGCGGACAAGCGCGCCGCCTCTTTGTCGCCGGTCATCAAATAATGAAAGGCCAGTTGCTGGGCCGCGTCACTGAGCCGGACAATGTGATAGAGGTGATCGTTGTAGCGCACTTCTTTCTTGAGAAACTGGCGCTCTTTCGCCCGGTCAAATGCCGCGAGACGGGTGCGCAGCGGCGCGAACAGCGGGTTCTCGGCGTAATGCCGGCGCATGTCCGGCAGGCGGTCTTCCGCGAAAAACAACGCAAAGCGCAGCTCCGCGCCGGGAGTGGCGAAGCCGGTACGCCAGCTCGACAAGTACAACGCGGGCAGGCTGAGAGTAGTGATCTGAAGGAATTCTCGGCGAGAAGGCATGGGCGTCCCTTTGTTGGCTGAATCGGCGAAGTCAGGTTTGCGATCTACAGGTTCGATCAAACGTCTTGCATTTGCAGACGCTTTTGCTATATTTCCGGCGCATCTTGCTGAGTTCAAACTGCCAAGGAGTCAACCGCCATGCCTGAAGAGATAAGCATCACCTTACCTGCGAATCTCGATCTGGAATTCAAGAATGCCCTGCAGGAAGAGGGTATTACCCCTAGCGAATTCGTGAGCGCCGCTCTCGAAGAGTATCTATTTGTGCGCCGGTTCCGGATGCTGCGCGAGCGCATGATCAAGCAGGTGCAGGCTCAAGGCATTTTTGCCGATCAAGACGTTTTCGACCGGGTCTCATGAGGATAGTCCTCGACACGAACGTCCTGATAGCAGCCTTCATTGCTCGAGGGCTGTGCAGCCGTTTGCTTGAGCATTGCTTTGAGCGCCATGAACTCTTCACCTCAGAATTCATCATGGATGAGCTGAGCAATAATCTCGTCGGTAAGTTTCACGTGAATCCGAATGATGTTGCAGCAGCCCTCGATCTCTTGCAATCCAAAATGCAGACGGTTACGCCAGTTGCACTAAAGACGCCGATTTGTCGCGACCCGGAGGATGACATGATCCTGGCAACGGCGCTGGCAGCGGGCGCCGCCTGTATCATTACCGGTGACAAGGACTTGACCGGCCTGAAACGTCTCGAAACGATCGACATTCTCTCCCCAACGGACTTCATCGACTA from bacterium includes:
- a CDS encoding putative toxin-antitoxin system toxin component, PIN family, with product MRIVLDTNVLIAAFIARGLCSRLLEHCFERHELFTSEFIMDELSNNLVGKFHVNPNDVAAALDLLQSKMQTVTPVALKTPICRDPEDDMILATALAAGAACIITGDKDLTGLKRLETIDILSPTDFIDYESRRP
- a CDS encoding DUF2961 domain-containing protein gives rise to the protein MNDFLNFARLPLITSGRTRSISAENPSGEKGSGAQAVPEDSKNAAFTLGKGWKVRPCIALPPQQTTVLADLAGPGVLQHIWITTDAKAYRDCILRFYWEGEAEPSVEVPLGDFFALGHGLRYTVNSLMVAVNPTGGCNCYWPMPFRQRARVTIENQREEEVPHFFYQITYALEEVPDQAGTFHAQWRRSMTQREHPEHVILSEVSGRGHYVGTFLAWEQLSNGWWGEGEVKFYSDGDGEYPTICGTGTEDYFGGAWCFGDTYSTPFLGYPLWRKEAGEIPKHAMYRWHVPDPIRFTQDLRVTVQALGWWPTRQYQPLTDDIASVAYWYQSEPHQAFPTMPPRAARFPR
- a CDS encoding heparinase II/III-family protein, with translation MPSRREFLQITTLSLPALYLSSWRTGFATPGAELRFALFFAEDRLPDMRRHYAENPLFAPLRTRLAAFDRAKERQFLKKEVRYNDHLYHIVRLSDAAQQLAFHYLMTGDKEAARLSADCLRTMMRFPKWDYFLEAGKEVIGIQRASSSVIAAALCADWLGKSVSPNERAEWLAIMGERGCEPCFRSLYGMRHPEAVVGWSMDPTSTYFEHRPGDRVDLSNWPHILDKTNLKAVPASALAIGAVVYQQHFGKSANTERWLEQAIFSLRSFAEIFSRDGSYNEGVSYGNYTALNLVQATAVLQRFQVADLIDMINWPGHVDYAFGMAMPVQDDPYEIVNFGDNGNAKSGEAGKPKRSAVPMWVAAQFHDGRALWFAENLGGELDEWSLAWHPAQLSAEAPPAGPQLWHSDLDWIVARTGYAPADLVVAMRSGGPSNHEHADRNSLIVKCFGETLVADPYRPPYSFSDPSWMMRTTLGHSALLIDGKPHQYHDGSQGTNPSEAVARVVRTGERAGYFHWTSDATPAYQLVIPEVQSVTRTVVVLHQFPAVLVLDKVSKAVQPATIQARFFAYNLDGKGSVNANADGFVTLRPLARLLAVTASGQGIHTEAGRLPIPAEVAAKHPFAEVSTHTPALAPFLVTALLPASAVGALPSAQITRAGENILVIRLAQNDRTLTCRVYDTGTIPEFEIHG